One genomic region from Pseudomonas sp. R5-89-07 encodes:
- a CDS encoding DUF6678 family protein, translated as MSEPPRAGAGHDDAARNKIHAAVAARNLASASNNTKWDELINHFRELQGWRPSYRSKCVTGYVSEWDVEWFYHLPFPFASVEWFDIGLSEAVPSKGRLLARTTIDHTEEISKVVAQIGFEFDVRADVLRIWGYFPKSYEDFPPV; from the coding sequence ATGAGCGAACCACCGAGGGCCGGCGCGGGCCATGATGATGCAGCACGGAATAAAATCCATGCTGCCGTGGCTGCCAGAAACTTGGCAAGCGCATCGAACAATACCAAGTGGGATGAGCTGATCAATCATTTCCGCGAGCTCCAGGGATGGCGTCCGTCCTACCGATCCAAGTGCGTCACAGGATATGTCTCAGAGTGGGATGTCGAGTGGTTTTACCATTTACCGTTTCCATTTGCGTCCGTCGAATGGTTCGACATTGGCTTGTCGGAAGCGGTCCCCTCAAAAGGGCGGCTGCTTGCACGTACAACCATTGACCATACAGAAGAAATATCGAAGGTGGTTGCACAAATTGGATTCGAGTTTGACGTGCGCGCCGATGTTCTGAGAATTTGGGGATACTTCCCAAAGTCGTATGAAGACTTTCCGCCTGTTTGA
- a CDS encoding CPCC family cysteine-rich protein — protein MFTCPCCGYAVFEEHPGSYDICPICFWEDDVFQLYYPHQVDGPNRCSLIEAQVNFVQFGACERTMLKNVRMVSDSDMRDGEWFPLWTRRVAIPDPDSDNQHPQHMKSKYDLYYWLRT, from the coding sequence ATGTTTACCTGCCCATGCTGCGGATATGCAGTCTTCGAGGAACACCCAGGGTCATACGACATTTGCCCAATTTGCTTCTGGGAGGATGACGTGTTCCAACTCTATTACCCTCACCAGGTGGATGGACCGAATAGATGTAGCTTGATCGAGGCGCAGGTCAATTTCGTCCAATTCGGTGCCTGCGAACGAACCATGTTGAAGAATGTGCGAATGGTTAGCGATAGCGATATGCGGGATGGTGAGTGGTTCCCACTCTGGACTCGCCGAGTCGCCATTCCAGATCCCGACTCCGACAACCAGCATCCTCAACACATGAAGTCGAAGTACGACCTCTACTATTGGCTGCGGACCTAG
- a CDS encoding transcriptional regulator, producing MKVSEASPAERQLILDVLYSTLKMLSSAVGLHTEIVLHDLTNPERSILAIVNGHVTGRREGGSLLGGPRQDEGFIAVRRAMEDHSGTDPVLVQNYPTFAPDGRPLRSSTVVYRDSSGQPFACLCINADLSGIAAAHALLGGLLGLQGAPESRGDEPRDMEQMMVEIIQVACPGGAVRMKKPQKLEAVRQMQDRGIFIVKGGIEKAAAALGVTRYTIYNYLEQIRATENASRQE from the coding sequence ATGAAGGTTTCTGAAGCATCACCAGCCGAGCGACAGCTGATTCTTGATGTGCTTTATAGCACCCTCAAAATGCTCAGTAGTGCGGTAGGGCTTCATACGGAAATTGTGTTGCATGACCTGACCAATCCGGAGCGATCCATTCTCGCTATCGTCAATGGTCATGTTACTGGAAGAAGGGAGGGCGGTTCATTGTTGGGCGGCCCGCGCCAGGACGAGGGGTTTATCGCCGTCAGGCGCGCGATGGAGGATCACTCTGGCACCGATCCTGTGTTGGTACAGAATTACCCTACATTTGCACCCGACGGCCGCCCGCTCCGCAGTTCCACGGTGGTGTATCGCGACAGCAGCGGGCAACCTTTTGCCTGTCTTTGTATCAATGCCGACTTGAGCGGTATTGCTGCTGCCCACGCCTTGCTCGGAGGGCTTTTGGGCCTGCAAGGCGCTCCCGAGTCACGTGGCGATGAGCCCAGAGATATGGAGCAGATGATGGTGGAGATCATCCAGGTCGCTTGCCCCGGCGGTGCCGTACGGATGAAAAAACCTCAGAAGCTTGAAGCTGTGCGGCAGATGCAAGATCGCGGGATATTCATTGTCAAAGGCGGGATCGAAAAAGCCGCTGCCGCGCTTGGCGTTACCCGATACACCATCTACAACTACCTGGAGCAGATCCGGGCTACAGAAAACGCAAGCAGGCAGGAATAA